One genomic window of Luteitalea pratensis includes the following:
- the rpoB gene encoding DNA-directed RNA polymerase subunit beta, giving the protein MKITQGAGKLEAGAVVRVSEATAARKASKELEFEPYPFYLSAWEEDQYIIAQANAEVGEDGQFVDERVNARQAGNFILAPRENIQFIDVSPKQLVSVAASLIPFLENDDANRALMGSNMQRQAVPLLRAKAPYVGTGMEYITARDSGAVTLARRAGIVDYVDSQRIVVRVDGDQVSSEMGADIYNLIKFKRSNQNTCINQRPIIRVGEKVLKGQVLADGPCTEMGELALGRNVLVAFMPWRGYNFEDAILVSEKLVKEDYYTSIHIEEFEIEARDTKLGPEEITRDIPNVGENYLRDLDESGIIRIGAYVKPGDILVGKVTPKGETQLTPEEKLLRAIFGEKAGDVKDASLTCPPGIEGIIVGVKIFSRKGIEKDDRAKAIEAEELEMMEKNLQDEIRILHDEVKKRVIALLDGQTLRTDLFDQHGQQRLVKKGTALTRELMNDVPFLSLVRSRIEANDPRLEDALREIEERTDRQVEVTREVFEEKKEKIRRGDELPPGVIKLVKVYVAMKRKLSVGDKMAGRHGNKGVIARILPEEDMPYLPDGRPVEIVLNPLGVPSRMNVGQILETHLGWAAHGIGEQLDQMVKDQRSNADVKARLAVVFPTSERVKALDTPAEVAAFTATLKDGVHFATPVFDGAKEDEIRQYLNLAGLPDQGKTDLYDGMTGQKFEQKVTVGYIYMLKLSHLVDDKIHARSIGPYSLITQQPLGGKAQFGGQRFGEMEVWALEAYGAAHILQELLTAKSDDVTGRAKIYEAIVKGDASFTPGLPESFNVLIRELQALCLDVELVKLRARPAPLVTDEPVPAEPVGQGV; this is encoded by the coding sequence GTGAAGATCACGCAGGGCGCGGGCAAGCTCGAGGCCGGCGCGGTCGTGCGGGTGTCCGAGGCCACGGCGGCACGCAAGGCGAGCAAGGAGCTCGAGTTCGAGCCCTACCCGTTCTACCTCTCCGCGTGGGAGGAGGACCAGTACATCATCGCGCAGGCCAACGCGGAGGTCGGTGAGGACGGCCAGTTCGTCGACGAGCGTGTCAACGCGCGCCAGGCGGGCAACTTCATCCTCGCGCCACGCGAGAACATCCAGTTCATCGACGTCTCGCCGAAGCAGTTGGTGTCGGTGGCGGCCTCGCTGATCCCGTTCCTCGAGAACGACGACGCGAACCGCGCGTTGATGGGCAGCAACATGCAGCGCCAGGCGGTGCCGCTGCTCCGCGCCAAGGCCCCGTACGTGGGCACCGGCATGGAGTACATCACCGCCCGCGACTCGGGCGCCGTGACGCTCGCGCGCCGTGCCGGCATCGTCGACTACGTCGACAGCCAGCGCATCGTCGTGCGCGTCGACGGCGACCAGGTGTCGAGCGAGATGGGCGCCGACATCTACAACCTGATCAAGTTCAAGCGGTCCAACCAGAACACCTGCATCAACCAGCGCCCGATCATCCGTGTCGGCGAAAAGGTACTGAAGGGGCAGGTGCTGGCCGACGGACCGTGCACGGAGATGGGCGAGCTCGCGCTCGGCCGCAACGTGCTGGTCGCGTTCATGCCCTGGCGCGGCTACAACTTCGAGGACGCGATCCTCGTCTCCGAGAAGCTGGTCAAGGAGGACTACTACACCTCCATCCACATCGAGGAGTTCGAGATCGAGGCCCGCGACACCAAGCTCGGGCCCGAGGAAATCACCCGCGACATCCCCAACGTCGGCGAGAACTACCTGCGCGACCTCGATGAGAGCGGCATCATCCGCATCGGCGCCTACGTCAAGCCGGGCGACATCCTGGTGGGCAAGGTCACGCCGAAGGGCGAGACCCAGCTGACCCCGGAAGAGAAGCTGCTGCGGGCGATCTTCGGCGAGAAGGCGGGCGACGTGAAGGACGCGTCGCTGACCTGCCCGCCGGGTATCGAGGGGATCATCGTCGGCGTCAAGATCTTCTCGCGCAAGGGCATCGAGAAGGACGATCGGGCCAAGGCCATCGAGGCCGAAGAGCTCGAGATGATGGAGAAGAACCTCCAGGACGAGATCCGCATTCTTCACGACGAAGTGAAGAAGCGCGTGATTGCGCTCCTGGACGGCCAGACGCTCCGCACCGACCTGTTCGATCAGCACGGTCAGCAGCGGCTCGTGAAGAAGGGCACCGCCCTGACGCGTGAGCTGATGAACGACGTGCCGTTCCTCTCACTGGTCCGGTCGCGGATCGAGGCCAACGACCCGCGTCTCGAGGACGCGCTGCGCGAGATCGAGGAGCGCACCGACCGTCAGGTCGAGGTGACGCGCGAGGTCTTCGAGGAGAAGAAGGAGAAGATCCGCCGCGGCGACGAACTGCCGCCGGGCGTGATCAAGCTGGTCAAGGTCTACGTCGCCATGAAGCGCAAGCTGTCGGTGGGCGACAAGATGGCCGGCCGTCACGGCAACAAGGGCGTGATCGCGCGGATCTTGCCGGAAGAGGACATGCCGTACCTGCCGGACGGACGTCCGGTGGAGATCGTGCTCAACCCGTTGGGCGTGCCTTCGCGCATGAACGTCGGGCAGATCCTCGAGACGCACCTCGGCTGGGCCGCGCACGGCATCGGCGAGCAGCTCGACCAGATGGTCAAGGACCAGCGCAGCAACGCGGACGTCAAGGCGCGCCTCGCCGTCGTCTTCCCGACGTCAGAGCGCGTCAAGGCCCTCGACACCCCGGCCGAAGTGGCCGCGTTCACGGCGACGTTGAAGGACGGCGTGCACTTTGCGACGCCGGTGTTCGACGGCGCCAAGGAAGACGAGATCCGCCAGTACCTGAACCTGGCCGGCCTGCCCGACCAGGGCAAGACCGACCTGTACGACGGCATGACGGGGCAGAAGTTCGAGCAGAAGGTGACCGTCGGGTACATCTACATGCTCAAGCTGTCCCACCTGGTGGATGACAAGATTCACGCGCGATCGATCGGACCGTACTCGCTCATCACCCAGCAGCCGCTGGGTGGCAAGGCGCAGTTCGGCGGCCAGCGGTTCGGCGAGATGGAGGTGTGGGCGCTCGAGGCGTATGGCGCCGCGCACATCCTGCAGGAACTGCTGACGGCCAAGTCCGACGACGTGACGGGGCGCGCCAAGATCTACGAGGCGATCGTCAAGGGCGATGCCAGCTTCACACCTGGCCTGCCCGAATCGTTCAACGTGCTGATCCGCGAACTCCAGGCACTGTGCCTCGACGTGGAACTCGTGAAGCTGCGGGCGCGGCCCGCACCGCTGGTCACCGACGAACCGGTGCCGGCCGAACCCGTGGGGCAGGGGGTTTAA
- the rplL gene encoding 50S ribosomal protein L7/L12, producing MADVTQDQVVEYIKNISVMELSKLVKTLESELGVSAAAAAPVVVAAGGGAAAAAPVEEQTEFNVILLEAGANKINVIKAVREVTSLGLKEAKDLVEGAPKAIKEGATKDEAAAIKKKFEEAGAKVEIK from the coding sequence ATGGCAGACGTGACGCAGGATCAGGTAGTCGAGTACATCAAGAACATCTCGGTGATGGAGTTGTCCAAGCTCGTCAAGACTCTCGAGTCCGAGCTGGGCGTGTCAGCCGCGGCGGCAGCCCCGGTGGTCGTGGCCGCCGGCGGTGGCGCCGCGGCGGCAGCCCCGGTCGAGGAGCAGACCGAGTTCAACGTCATCCTCCTCGAGGCGGGCGCGAACAAGATCAACGTGATCAAGGCAGTTCGCGAGGTCACGTCGCTCGGCCTGAAGGAAGCCAAGGATCTCGTCGAGGGCGCGCCCAAGGCGATCAAGGAAGGCGCGACCAAGGACGAGGCCGCGGCCATCAAGAAGAAGTTCGAAGAAGCCGGCGCGAAGGTCGAGATCAAGTAA
- the rplJ gene encoding 50S ribosomal protein L10 → MAVSRADKQLELGQLTESFGKAESLILLEYKGLKVPEVTELRRQVRAVQGSYKVVKNTLARRAMAGTPFEALAPHFTGSTAVAFSGDDPVALAKVLTTFAKTAPALVLKAAVVQGDVVEGPAVNELANMPGKPELYAKLLYLLQAPMVQIVSVLSAAPRDLMNVLSQVEKKKGEGE, encoded by the coding sequence ATGGCTGTATCTCGTGCTGACAAGCAACTGGAACTCGGGCAGCTCACGGAATCGTTCGGGAAGGCCGAGAGTCTGATCCTGCTGGAGTACAAGGGCCTCAAGGTACCCGAGGTCACCGAACTGCGTCGCCAGGTGCGCGCGGTGCAGGGCTCCTACAAGGTGGTCAAGAACACCCTCGCGCGACGCGCGATGGCCGGCACGCCCTTCGAGGCGCTGGCGCCCCACTTCACGGGTTCGACGGCAGTCGCCTTCAGCGGCGACGACCCGGTCGCGCTCGCGAAGGTGCTGACGACGTTTGCCAAGACGGCTCCTGCCCTGGTGTTGAAGGCAGCGGTCGTGCAGGGCGACGTGGTCGAGGGCCCCGCCGTGAACGAGCTGGCGAACATGCCCGGCAAGCCGGAGCTGTACGCCAAGCTGCTGTACCTGCTGCAGGCCCCGATGGTCCAGATCGTGAGCGTGCTGAGTGCGGCGCCGCGGGACCTGATGAACGTCCTGTCGCAGGTGGAGAAGAAGAAGGGCGAGGGCGAGTAA
- the rplA gene encoding 50S ribosomal protein L1: MPTPGKKFAAARAQVEERPYVLDEAIPLVQKLKYTKFDETVEVAMRLGVDPKHADQMVRGTVVLPHGLGKTKRVLVIANPEKQREAEAAGADAIGGEELVEKIAGGWTDFDAVVATPDMMRAVGKLGKVLGPRGLMPNPKTGTVTTDITKAVQEIKAGKVEFRVDKTGIVHAPIGKVSFPAENLLANAHALFDSVMKAKPAAAKGKYLKSLTVSSTMGPGVAIDTSHVEALVK, encoded by the coding sequence ATGCCCACTCCCGGGAAGAAGTTCGCGGCGGCGCGCGCACAAGTAGAAGAGCGCCCGTACGTCTTGGACGAGGCCATTCCCCTCGTCCAGAAGCTCAAGTACACGAAATTCGACGAGACTGTCGAAGTCGCGATGCGACTCGGCGTCGATCCCAAGCACGCCGACCAGATGGTGCGTGGCACGGTGGTCTTGCCGCACGGCCTGGGCAAGACCAAGCGCGTGCTGGTGATCGCCAACCCCGAGAAGCAGCGCGAGGCCGAAGCGGCCGGCGCCGACGCGATCGGTGGCGAGGAACTCGTCGAGAAGATCGCGGGGGGCTGGACGGACTTCGATGCCGTCGTGGCGACGCCCGACATGATGCGTGCCGTGGGCAAGCTGGGCAAGGTGCTCGGTCCGCGCGGGCTCATGCCGAATCCGAAGACGGGAACGGTCACGACCGACATCACGAAAGCCGTGCAGGAAATCAAGGCGGGCAAGGTCGAGTTCCGGGTCGACAAGACCGGGATCGTGCATGCCCCGATCGGCAAGGTGTCATTCCCGGCCGAGAACCTCCTGGCCAACGCGCACGCCCTCTTCGACAGTGTGATGAAGGCGAAGCCCGCGGCGGCCAAGGGCAAGTACCTCAAGAGCCTGACGGTCAGCTCGACCATGGGCCCGGGCGTGGCGATCGACACCTCGCATGTCGAGGCGCTCGTCAAGTAA
- the rplK gene encoding 50S ribosomal protein L11: MAKKVQALVKLQIAAGKATPAPPVGTALGPQGVNIMDFCKNFNAKTAGQDGLIIPVVVTVFADRSYTFVLKTPPAPILLKRAANVPKGSAEPNKNKVGTVTKAQVEEIARIKLPDLNCESLEAAMRSVAGTARSMGLDVVG, from the coding sequence ATGGCCAAGAAAGTTCAAGCACTCGTGAAGCTCCAGATCGCCGCCGGCAAGGCAACGCCGGCGCCGCCTGTCGGTACCGCACTCGGTCCGCAGGGCGTCAACATCATGGACTTCTGCAAGAACTTCAACGCGAAGACCGCCGGGCAGGACGGCCTCATCATCCCCGTGGTGGTGACGGTGTTTGCCGACCGGTCGTACACGTTCGTGTTGAAGACGCCGCCGGCGCCGATCCTGCTCAAGCGGGCGGCCAACGTGCCCAAGGGCTCGGCCGAGCCGAACAAGAACAAGGTCGGGACGGTGACCAAGGCACAGGTCGAGGAGATCGCGCGCATCAAGTTGCCGGACCTGAACTGCGAGTCGCTCGAGGCGGCCATGCGCAGCGTAGCCGGGACGGCGCGCTCGATGGGCCTCGACGTCGTCGGCTAG
- the nusG gene encoding transcription termination/antitermination protein NusG, with translation MSETQEQEGAIQAPVLSWYIVHTYSGFEKKVKESLEQRVQAYGLEDKFGEVLVPQEVVVEMRGGRKYEAPKRIFPGYLFVEMLMTDDAWHVVKNTPKVTGFVGAGAKPTPLTREEVENILLQVRESAEKPKPKYSFEKGDQVRINEGPFTNFNGTVDEVNTERSTLKVMVTIFGRSTPVELDFLQVEKL, from the coding sequence ATGAGCGAGACGCAGGAGCAGGAAGGCGCCATACAGGCGCCGGTACTCAGCTGGTACATCGTGCACACGTACTCGGGCTTCGAGAAGAAGGTCAAGGAGTCGCTCGAGCAGCGTGTGCAGGCCTACGGTCTCGAGGACAAGTTCGGCGAGGTCCTCGTGCCGCAGGAAGTCGTGGTCGAGATGCGCGGCGGGCGCAAGTACGAGGCCCCCAAGCGCATCTTCCCGGGCTACCTGTTTGTCGAGATGCTGATGACCGACGACGCGTGGCACGTGGTGAAGAACACGCCGAAGGTCACGGGATTTGTCGGGGCGGGCGCCAAGCCCACGCCGCTGACCCGCGAAGAGGTGGAGAACATCCTCCTCCAGGTGCGCGAGAGCGCGGAAAAGCCCAAGCCGAAGTACAGCTTCGAGAAGGGCGATCAGGTCCGGATCAACGAAGGCCCGTTCACCAACTTCAACGGGACGGTGGACGAGGTCAATACCGAGCGCAGCACGCTGAAGGTCATGGTCACGATCTTCGGGCGGTCGACGCCGGTGGAACTCGATTTCCTCCAGGTCGAGAAGCTTTAG
- the secE gene encoding preprotein translocase subunit SecE: MKTAMVDNVKDAQVGRREAETPVVATSGPLGWWARAKDFLVKVREEVGRVSWPTQREVQATTIVVIIFSLIMGIYLFAVDAAFNKLVEWIFRRLGGAA; the protein is encoded by the coding sequence GTGAAGACCGCGATGGTGGACAACGTCAAGGACGCACAGGTAGGCCGTCGCGAGGCCGAGACGCCCGTCGTGGCGACGTCCGGCCCGCTCGGCTGGTGGGCACGCGCGAAGGACTTCCTGGTGAAGGTGCGCGAGGAGGTCGGGCGGGTGTCCTGGCCGACCCAGCGCGAGGTACAGGCCACGACCATCGTCGTGATCATCTTCTCGCTGATCATGGGCATCTACCTGTTTGCGGTGGATGCGGCCTTCAACAAGCTCGTCGAGTGGATCTTCCGACGGCTCGGGGGGGCGGCATGA
- the rpmG gene encoding 50S ribosomal protein L33 yields MRDIVQLACGECKRRNYSTTRNKKKTTERLNMKKFCRFCKSHTDHKESK; encoded by the coding sequence ATGAGAGACATCGTTCAGCTCGCGTGCGGCGAGTGCAAGCGTCGCAACTACAGCACGACGCGCAACAAGAAGAAGACGACCGAGCGCCTGAACATGAAGAAGTTCTGCCGCTTCTGCAAGTCGCACACGGATCACAAAGAGAGCAAGTAA
- the tuf gene encoding elongation factor Tu has protein sequence MGKEKFDRSKPHVNIGTIGHIDHGKTTTTAAITKVLHKHNPKVSFRSFDSIDNAPEERERGITIATAHVEYETANRHYAHVDCPGHADYVKNMITGAAQMDGGILVVAATDGPMPQTREHILLARQVGVPYLVVFLNKVDAVDDAELLDLVELEVRELLSSYGFPGDEIPIVRGSALKALEGDPEWEKTIDNLMEAVDAYIPMPLREIDKPFLMPVEDVFSISGRGTVVTGRVERGKVKVGEEIEIVGFGPTRKTVVTGVEMFKKLLDEGQAGDNIGALLRGIDKEAVERGQVLAKPGSITPHTKFKGEVYVLTKEEGGRHTPFFNGYRPQFYIRTTDVTGVAHLPEGVEMVMPGDNVTMEIELIGPVALEKGLRFAIREGGRTVGAGTITEILQ, from the coding sequence ATGGGTAAAGAGAAGTTCGACCGCTCGAAACCGCACGTCAACATCGGCACGATCGGTCACATCGACCACGGCAAGACGACGACGACCGCGGCGATCACCAAGGTGTTGCACAAGCACAACCCGAAGGTGTCGTTCCGGTCGTTCGACTCGATCGACAACGCGCCGGAAGAGCGGGAGCGCGGGATCACGATTGCGACGGCGCACGTGGAGTACGAGACGGCCAACCGGCATTACGCGCACGTGGATTGCCCGGGGCACGCCGACTACGTGAAGAACATGATCACGGGTGCGGCGCAGATGGACGGCGGCATTCTGGTGGTGGCGGCGACCGACGGGCCGATGCCGCAGACGCGCGAGCACATTCTGCTGGCGCGGCAGGTGGGGGTGCCGTATCTGGTGGTGTTCCTGAACAAGGTGGACGCGGTCGACGACGCCGAGCTGCTGGACCTGGTCGAGCTGGAGGTGCGCGAGCTGCTCTCGAGCTACGGGTTCCCCGGGGACGAGATCCCGATTGTGCGCGGCTCGGCGCTCAAGGCGCTCGAAGGCGACCCGGAGTGGGAAAAGACGATCGACAACCTGATGGAGGCTGTCGACGCGTACATTCCGATGCCGCTGCGCGAGATCGACAAGCCGTTCCTGATGCCGGTCGAGGACGTGTTCTCGATCTCGGGGCGCGGGACGGTGGTGACGGGGCGGGTCGAGCGGGGCAAGGTGAAGGTCGGCGAGGAAATCGAGATTGTGGGTTTCGGGCCGACGCGCAAGACGGTGGTGACCGGCGTCGAGATGTTCAAGAAGCTGCTCGACGAGGGCCAGGCGGGCGACAACATCGGCGCGCTGCTGCGGGGCATCGACAAGGAAGCGGTCGAGCGCGGGCAGGTGCTGGCCAAGCCGGGGTCGATCACGCCGCACACCAAGTTCAAGGGCGAGGTCTACGTCCTGACCAAGGAAGAGGGCGGGCGGCACACGCCGTTCTTCAACGGGTACCGGCCGCAGTTCTACATCCGGACGACGGATGTGACCGGGGTGGCCCACCTGCCCGAGGGCGTGGAAATGGTGATGCCGGGCGACAACGTGACGATGGAGATCGAACTCATCGGGCCGGTGGCGCTGGAGAAGGGCCTGCGGTTTGCCATCCGCGAGGGTGGCCGCACGGTGGGCGCCGGTACGATCACCGAGATTCTGCAGTAA
- the rlmB gene encoding 23S rRNA (guanosine(2251)-2'-O)-methyltransferase RlmB, which translates to MAPIVIVGVHPVREALRAGGVREVRVGTRSDARVGEIVRLAEQTGVPVRRVEIAELDRLAAGERHQGVLATLGDAPRRWTLEQVVALESRPLIVVLDGVEDPHNVGAILRTADAVGATALVRQERHAAALGPAAARASAGALAHVRIVDVVNVARAIETLKSLGIWVVGLDAEGAQPYDRIDLRPPTALVVGAEGEGLRRLVREHCDFIAALPMRGHVSSLNVSVATGVVLYEALRQRDGLG; encoded by the coding sequence ATGGCACCCATCGTCATTGTTGGCGTCCATCCGGTGCGGGAGGCGCTGCGTGCGGGCGGAGTCCGCGAGGTACGGGTCGGAACGAGGTCCGACGCCCGCGTGGGAGAAATCGTGCGCCTGGCGGAACAGACGGGGGTGCCGGTCAGGCGTGTCGAGATAGCTGAGCTGGACCGGTTGGCGGCCGGCGAGCGGCATCAGGGCGTGCTGGCGACGCTGGGCGATGCGCCGCGACGCTGGACCCTGGAGCAGGTCGTCGCCCTCGAGTCCAGACCGCTGATCGTCGTACTGGATGGCGTCGAGGATCCACACAACGTCGGCGCCATCCTGAGGACCGCCGACGCCGTCGGGGCGACGGCACTGGTCCGGCAGGAGCGCCATGCGGCCGCGCTCGGGCCGGCCGCGGCGCGGGCCTCCGCCGGGGCCCTCGCGCACGTGCGGATCGTCGATGTGGTCAACGTCGCGCGCGCCATCGAGACGTTGAAGTCGCTGGGCATCTGGGTCGTGGGCCTCGATGCCGAAGGAGCGCAGCCCTACGACCGCATCGACTTGCGTCCACCGACGGCGCTGGTGGTGGGAGCCGAGGGCGAGGGCCTGCGCCGGCTCGTCCGTGAGCACTGCGACTTCATCGCCGCGCTGCCGATGCGTGGTCACGTCAGCAGTCTCAATGTCTCGGTGGCGACGGGGGTGGTCCTGTACGAGGCGCTGCGACAGCGCGACGGCTTGGGCTGA
- the gltX gene encoding glutamate--tRNA ligase — MRVRFAPSPTGHLHVGNARTALFNWLLARGQGGTLVLRLEDTDEARSTVASAEGILEDLHWLGIDWHEGPDVGGEFGPYRQTQRLAVYRAYADRLRDAGHAYYCFCSPADLEAARDVAVREGRTPQYAGICRHLDPVASRARVDAGEPAALRFRVPAEIAVTFTDVVRGPITTDIAMIGDFVLLRQNGLPAYNFAVVVDDVAMRISLVVRGEDHVPNTPRQCLIYRALGETPPQFAHLSLVLGPDHAPLSKRHGASSVAEFRARGILPEALRNYLVLLGWSPGNDEEILPIEELARRFRVEDVTRSAGVFDPDKLAWMNRHYLKEAEPTRIAALLVPHLQDAGVLSASMPGDDRLLSFLTACVPLIAGTVDRLADAPERLRPVFEMPRAGAVLEHFGAEEAAAADAGRAVVVAFAQELSARPRLTRETFRDAAQQVRQRTGQKGRALFHPIRLALTGADSGPELDLLVPAIDAGADVPRDAGLAPIVGCRERAAICAAAILGS; from the coding sequence ATGCGCGTTCGTTTCGCCCCGAGTCCCACGGGGCACCTTCACGTCGGTAACGCCAGGACCGCGCTGTTCAACTGGCTCCTGGCGCGCGGCCAGGGCGGGACACTCGTGCTGCGGCTCGAGGACACCGATGAGGCACGCTCCACTGTCGCCTCGGCCGAGGGCATTCTCGAGGACCTGCACTGGCTGGGCATCGACTGGCATGAGGGCCCCGATGTCGGTGGCGAGTTCGGGCCCTACCGGCAGACGCAGCGCCTTGCCGTCTATCGCGCCTACGCGGATCGCCTGCGAGACGCCGGTCACGCGTACTACTGCTTCTGTTCCCCGGCCGACCTCGAGGCGGCGCGCGACGTGGCGGTGCGCGAGGGGCGCACGCCGCAGTACGCCGGCATCTGTCGCCATCTGGATCCCGTTGCCTCCCGGGCCCGCGTCGACGCGGGTGAACCGGCGGCGCTGCGTTTCCGCGTTCCCGCCGAGATCGCGGTCACGTTCACCGATGTCGTGCGCGGGCCCATCACGACCGATATCGCCATGATCGGCGACTTCGTGTTGCTGCGGCAGAACGGGCTGCCCGCGTACAACTTCGCCGTGGTCGTCGACGATGTGGCGATGCGCATTTCATTGGTGGTGCGTGGCGAGGACCACGTGCCGAACACGCCGCGCCAGTGCCTGATCTACCGTGCCCTCGGCGAGACGCCGCCGCAGTTTGCGCATCTCTCGCTGGTGCTGGGCCCGGATCACGCGCCACTGTCCAAGCGGCACGGGGCATCGAGCGTTGCCGAGTTCCGGGCCCGCGGCATCCTTCCGGAAGCCTTGCGCAACTATCTCGTGCTGCTCGGGTGGTCACCAGGCAACGACGAGGAGATCCTGCCAATCGAGGAACTCGCGCGGCGCTTCCGCGTGGAAGACGTTACCAGGAGCGCCGGCGTGTTCGACCCCGACAAGCTCGCGTGGATGAACCGCCATTACCTCAAGGAAGCGGAACCGACGCGGATCGCGGCGTTGCTGGTGCCGCACCTGCAGGACGCGGGCGTGTTGTCGGCGAGCATGCCGGGCGACGATCGCTTGCTGTCCTTCCTGACGGCCTGCGTGCCACTCATCGCCGGCACGGTGGACAGGTTGGCGGATGCGCCTGAACGGCTGCGGCCCGTGTTCGAGATGCCCCGCGCGGGTGCGGTTCTCGAACATTTCGGGGCCGAGGAGGCGGCAGCGGCCGACGCTGGTCGGGCCGTCGTGGTCGCATTCGCGCAGGAACTGAGCGCGCGGCCGCGGCTCACGCGGGAGACCTTCCGCGACGCGGCGCAGCAGGTTCGGCAGCGTACCGGCCAGAAGGGGCGGGCCCTGTTCCATCCGATACGGCTGGCCCTCACGGGAGCCGACAGCGGCCCGGAACTCGACCTGCTCGTGCCAGCCATCGATGCGGGCGCCGATGTCCCCCGCGACGCCGGACTGGCGCCCATCGTCGGCTGCCGTGAACGGGCCGCCATCTGCGCGGCCGCCATCCTCGGATCCTGA
- the ispD gene encoding 2-C-methyl-D-erythritol 4-phosphate cytidylyltransferase, whose product MIVDVVVAAGGKGRRLGGAVPKQWLSIGDRTIFERSVAACAASPRVRGIVVVVPDGDVEHARALAVGAAGVKLLRVVAGGARRQDSVAAGVAALPGDADVVLVHDAARPFVTGAIIGRVIDAAARDGAAIAGARVHDTVKHVARDGSQCWIDGTIARDDLALAQTPQGFRRDVLGVLLPLMMSPTDVTDEAALAERAGYRVHVVEGHADNVKITTEDDLARARRLLGGDSAEQAVGAIRIGLGYDSHRFADDRRLVVGGVQVPDARGLAGHSDGDAVCHAVTDAVLGAAGLGDVGGLFPDTDPAWKDADSLVLLRDAFSRVAAAGWHLGNLDVVVICHRPKIGPIAGPMRASLAEALGSTPDRISVKGKTPEGTSAIEDAMIVHAVALLDRG is encoded by the coding sequence GTGATCGTGGACGTGGTTGTCGCCGCCGGCGGCAAGGGGCGGCGACTCGGTGGCGCGGTGCCCAAGCAGTGGCTGTCGATTGGCGATCGCACCATCTTCGAGCGCAGTGTTGCGGCGTGCGCCGCGTCGCCGCGCGTTCGCGGCATCGTGGTGGTCGTGCCAGACGGTGACGTCGAGCATGCACGCGCCCTGGCGGTTGGCGCGGCCGGGGTGAAGTTGCTGCGCGTGGTGGCGGGCGGCGCGCGACGGCAGGACTCGGTGGCCGCGGGCGTGGCCGCCCTCCCTGGAGACGCGGACGTCGTGCTCGTGCACGATGCAGCGCGTCCATTCGTGACCGGCGCGATCATCGGCCGGGTGATCGATGCTGCCGCGCGTGACGGGGCGGCCATCGCTGGCGCCCGCGTCCACGACACGGTGAAGCACGTGGCCCGCGACGGATCACAGTGCTGGATCGACGGCACGATCGCACGCGACGACCTGGCGCTCGCCCAGACCCCGCAAGGATTCCGGCGTGACGTGCTCGGGGTGCTGCTGCCGCTCATGATGTCTCCGACCGACGTCACCGATGAAGCCGCGCTTGCCGAACGAGCCGGCTATCGCGTGCATGTCGTGGAAGGACACGCCGACAACGTGAAGATCACGACCGAGGACGATCTGGCACGCGCGCGCAGGCTGCTTGGTGGTGATTCCGCCGAACAGGCCGTGGGCGCCATCCGCATCGGTCTCGGCTACGATTCGCACCGCTTCGCGGATGATCGTCGCCTCGTTGTCGGTGGCGTGCAGGTGCCCGACGCGCGTGGTCTCGCGGGGCACTCCGATGGTGATGCGGTCTGTCACGCGGTCACCGACGCCGTGCTCGGTGCCGCGGGGCTCGGGGACGTAGGCGGCCTGTTCCCGGACACCGATCCGGCCTGGAAGGATGCCGACAGCCTCGTGCTCCTCCGCGACGCGTTCAGCCGCGTGGCGGCGGCGGGCTGGCACCTCGGCAACCTCGACGTCGTGGTGATCTGTCACCGCCCGAAGATCGGTCCCATCGCCGGGCCGATGCGCGCTTCGCTCGCCGAGGCCCTCGGCTCCACGCCGGACCGCATCAGCGTCAAGGGCAAGACGCCCGAGGGGACGAGCGCGATCGAGGACGCGATGATCGTCCACGCCGTCGCGTTGCTCGATCGGGGGTAG